The segment TTCAACATTACAATTTGAAATCCTGAAAGTTGTATGAAATGGAAAGGTGTCAAATATCCTGGAAGGTCTGAAAGTGAAAACAGTAAACAAGTTCCACTGTCATGTGAAAAAGAGCGACCATGGATGTCCTAAACACAAGTTTCTCCCATTCCTTACCACTACAAAGAACTTCAATTATAACACTCATACACTGTATCAGCGTCATAGTGGGACCGGATGATTAGAAACACTAAGTAGTTCACCCTTTCGCATTGTAAAGTGTCGAGAGAAAAGAAACACACCACTTTAACCGGTTTAATCAAGAAGatgaataaagagagagaaaaacacACTCACAGGAACCATAAAGATGATGCGGACAATGTATCTTTGATAAGTAGGCTCAGTATAATTCAAAAGATGCCTGTAAATGTGCAAAAGTGCCAGTCCAATGGCACCAACTGTGCAAGGCAACGCAATGAGGATATAGAATATGGGAGCCATTTGTTCCACAGGCTACCAAGCATCAAACACAAACACCCTTCTCTGAAACCTTAGAAATATAATCAAAATCAGTACCAttactaaaattaattgaaacataAACAGATACAATCTAGGTATAACCACTTACAGTACTGAAGAAACAACTCCAAAACCCCTATGTTTAGGCACTTCTCTTCTTCCCCAAATAGCAGTAATCCCTGCTACAATTGAATGCTTCGCTTTTCACCTTTGATTGAATGTACACCAACCTCGGGAAATCGGAAAACCCTAACCCAATAACAAAATCTTGAACTTATCAAGAAAACTACTCGGTTAAAAAATTACACAACCCATTGAATGTATACCAGATTTAAAAATCCCAACTGGGGTTTACCCTACataacaccaaaaaaaaaaaaaaaattagcgcGTCCGCAGAAAAGGGTAAAGACCCACTAACCTTATCGATGCAATCTGGGTAAAAGAAATCAAAGAACAGTGCCCAATTGGGTCACTTTCTCCCAATGAAATCGTCGGAGAAAGTGAAGTTTGATGAATATGACGGAACTATATAGATCTGTgactagaaaaaaaatgttaggcGAAAAGAAAGCGCTGTTAGTGAATTGCAGATTGTGGGACAGGGAAACAATAATGGCGGCTTTAGGGGgaaaacttatattatattatattactaATGGAAAAACACAGATCGGGAAAACTTGCGAAGAAATGATAAATCTTTTCACAGTCGGAAAGAAAAGGATAAatcttgtttgtttgtttttcctTTGTAACTGCAATTTTTGTTTCGTGGAAAAAGACGAGTAAATATTATTGTTGAGTTGTCTATGATTCGATAAttatatttaacaaaataaaatcgaTTATTAACCATCACTAATCATCCACATTTTTTGTCTTAtccatttttatgtatttttcaagACTTGCTTAATACTATATTTAAATTGCAAGCATAAGAATAGAATATTGGGCAattaaaataaaggagaaaaacgGCTGTATAGAGTTGGATTGcactatttttattaagaaatttgCATTTCCACATCATAATTATAGTAATAGATCGTCAAACTACCAGAATAATGTTTCctttttaaatcataattagAAATGCTTATTAATTGTATTGCAATTTCAAAAGTAGAAAATAGGATTTAAATGTCATATAAAGATAAATTTGAATCAAGAAAATTTCTTGATTTGTGTAATACTTGTGTAGggttatatgatttattttcttattatgaaAATCTCATTCATAATGCACTTATCAACAAAGTGATAACATTAAACTTGATGAACTTACAGTCATTGATTCTATTTTCTTCTGGCAATGAAGAATGAGTAAGAATTTAGGGTTTTCTTTAGCTGCTTCAAATGGTAGTATATTAACTATTGATAGTGAAATTGTTCTATTCTTACTCAATGGTTTTGAGTTTCAGTTCTGAGTATAGAGAAAATCTTATTGGAAGTGTCACTCTCAAATGGATACTGCAATGAATTTAATCTAAATTTCAATGCAGACTTCGAAcatataaaacttatttttttaaaaaaaaaatatatgaataaggAGAGGACTTCAAAAAGTCACTGATGGGATTTTCTGACAGTGcttgatttttaattaagataGAATGCAAGTAATAACTATACTAACATGCATTGTAAAACAAGTTGTTAAATACTTAGCTATTAAGAGTTAAAGACTACTATTGTACTCAACGAGGAATATGAACAAAGATGAGTAGAGCTAACCAACTACACATTCTTAACTACTTCTCTAACATTCTTATTTCTGGATCTTGTCTTTGGTCAACAATCACAAATTGTATGTATCTTCTTTGATTCTGACCCTCAGTTTTTTCAATGCGTAGCTTTCAAAATGCATTAGGTGTACTGAGTTTTCTCTAAGTGTAAAATTCAATGAAAAGTCGAATCACGAGAGTCTCATCtttcaatataaaaattcaaacaatactagtcacttaaaaaaaatttagacgACATTTAAAATCCATTATGTTCacttaaaaaaaacacatgtCACTTTTGAGGAAACAAAAGGAATGGAAGACAATGGTTGTAAATTGCTGCTTCTTGGTTGCAGTTCTACGGTCTACATATGTCTGAAGCTAGTCACAACAATGGTCTTATTTACTTTTTGGTTCATGTAAAATCCATTATGTTCAACCTGATGATCCAGAAATTAACTATCAGATCTATAGCTTGAACATGATGTTGaatacaaatttgaatttgCTATGCTTGATGGAGTTTAGGTAGAAGATTTTGttgaatacaaatattatatagtaACATTCACCAGTTAGAAAGAAAATTAGAGCTAAATCTAAATCCTGGTCATCACACATTgccaaaaactaaaaaatcaaaaatttccaTAAGCACACAGTTCTCTGCATCTCTTGTGATAAGCTGCTTTCATACGAAAAATACCAAGAACCTTCCTACTTCAACAATCTACACAGCAAATAGccattaaccaaaaaaaaaaaatcatctgtTATTTGTCATAGAAAACCTGCATTATGGTCCTATAAACTAATcctcttttaaaatttttagctGATCGTCAAAAaggtgtcaaaatgacatagtAGACTCCTACTTAGggtgtttaaaatgaacaaaacttATTTGAGGTATCTAAATGTAAATTGGTGTCAAATTTAAGAGGCTACCTATGGATTCGgccaaattataaataattgttgGGTGATTAAAGCTCTATTTCTCGTTTGTTATCAATCATAAATGTTCAAAattgttatgaaaaaaaaattatagtaaaaatttatttttttgggctatccaaataataactaagttaaacaaattaaaacggcAAAATAGTATTTCTTATTATCAAAAAGCTCTAAATATTGTTTGATATacgaaaattaatatatttgttgaatGATCATCTTAAATTCAAGTATATGATATGGTAAATTGCGTCTCAAAATTTGTTTGAACATAATCCTAAAATAATCTTTATCATCTCTGCAGTCATCagatagaaaaatatgattattttagcTTGAACTCTTTTGCCTTGTAAATATAAGCAATAACATTATATTAGTAAAATTTCACATGTGAATTTTAAGAAGGatattaatacaaattcatTCTACTCCTATATATATCATGAAAATTATTCATGAAAGACAATTGGCTCAAGTAACTATACTTGAAGAAAATTCAAAAGGAGAAAACAGAGATAATGTAAACATCACAGATATGCATACATTATacatcatataaagaaataaataataaccaCAACAACATAAAACAATAGTAAAGGCACAATAAacaataactttttatttaagatcATATTCCAAGTAAATTGAAAATAGGTTCAGTTATGACTATTACCTCTCTTTTATTCTTTAACTTAATTCAACCTCCTCAAAGAATTCACCATAGGTAAACTTTCACGCTTTCTCAATAGGGGCATTTGCATAATAGGAATATTAAAACACAAGATTTCAAACTTAAAAGTCTAATCTAGATCCAAATTTGAGTCACTTATTCTCCAACAATTTCTCTGACGAACTTTCACACGTTCGAAAGCACATTGAGTTAAATTGAAGCACAAAGAAATAAACTGAATccataatttattgaaaattacaaatactttttttgttcggaattgtttgtcatgttgcgtttttcgaaagttaatttgactaatttttcaagttaaattagatcacattaattcgatattttaaacaaaaaaattagacattctaaaactatatgaaaagtactataaattgcaattttttgcacattaatatgataaaaaaatacatcttataatattagttaaaatttttatagtttgactataaaaatagaaatcatgacaaacaattcgAATGAAGGGAGTACTGGAAACAAGCTAAAATAGCccaagaaaaaatattgaagggTAAAATTAAAGCACATTATTAGAAAACGaaggattttctttttttaaagaacaTCCAGAAAACtccattaattttatttatttttaaagaatgatCAATTTTGATAGATTATTTTCGCGCAAAACACTAACTGGCAATGCAGATTTGCCACGTTTAAAAACCAACAGATGAATTTTGgtataaattttaaacaaaatcctttgattttttttaaaaaataatcatagtTTTTAATAAtccttttatgaaatttttattatttatctattttcttaTAGATATTAGGAAACAAAAAGCAGTGTGCttttgtaataataaaaaaaaaaaagaaactccCGCGTTTTAGATTTTTACTTTTACGCGTAACGGTGCTATAAAAATGGGTGTGAACCCTACCACTCCTCtgtaaaatagaaaattccGTTTCCTCTCTTTCTTCCTCGCAATTTTTGAGGTAAATTTCCATtccatgtctagtagagtcctTCAATTTCCCCAAATTCAATCTCTCCATTAGGATTGATTGTTAGCCATATCCAATTTCATATTTAACATTTCTGAAATATTTCACTATATTCTCAACTTCTGCGCTTATGATTCTTTGTGGGTTTATTGGACTTATTAGCTTCCTCCACTGTTGTTGAACATGCTTTCTTGATTGCTTATGATTCTTTGTGGGTGTTGGAATTATTAGCTTTTATTGTTCTTGAACATGCTTTCTTGATTAACCTCTGTTTATGATTCTTTGTGGGCATTGGGCTTATTAGCTTCTTCCACTGTTCTTGAACATGCTTTCTTGACTGCTTATGATTCTTTGTGGGTGTTGGACTTGTTAGATTTTCTTGTTCTTGAACATGCTTTACTGACAGCTTATGATTCTTTGTGGGTGTTGGACTTATTAGCTTCCATTGTtctttaacatgctttcttgATTAACTTCTGCTTATGATTCTTTGTGGGCATTGGACTTATTAGCTTCCATTGTTCTTCAACATGCTTTCTTGATTAACGTTTTGGATCTTTGATATTATTGGTCATGCTATGTTTGATTGTTCATACTATTGTTTTTACTTATGATTTCTCTTTTGGGTATTTACTTAGCTTCCATTGTTCTTGAACATGCTTTCTTGATTAACGTTTGGATCTTTAATATACTATTGGTCATGCTATGTTTGATTGTTCATACTATTGTTTTTACTTATGATTTCTCTTTTGGGTATTTACTTAGCTTCCATTGTTCTTGAACATGCTTTCTTGATTAATGTGCTGGATCTTTAATATACTATCAGTCATGCTATGTTTTGGTTGTTCATACTATTCTTTTTTGCTTATTTCACAAAGTTAGATTGCTGATTGGATTGGTTTTTCACTTTGTTCTATGGAAATTTATGTTGAATCTTGAGTTGGAAGATGTCACAGACAAGCTTAAGTACTTGAAGATTGTCTCTGCTCTTTCAAGTATGGAACAGCTACAACTTTGGTTTTCACCAAATAAGTTGGTGAATCtatgttgtttttttatttttccccaAACAAGTTTGTCAACCTATGCCGTGTAGTTGGAAAGTTCATTCAAATAGAATAACTTGGGAAAAAGAGTAGGATATCTAATGTTTCAACGAGTCAGagaatatgattttgtatgtAATCTGCTTCAGTTTTTATCTAAACTATCCTGAGGTCCATCCTTTTCATGACCATTAGATTCATAATTTTCATGTGAAGCATAATTTAATAACTTTAAATCATGGAAGCAAGAGTTGCTATTAACTTAATAACTTTAAATAATAGAAAACGACATTCCTCTCATTTCTTGGAAAAGAACATTTTCTGTCTCTTCTTCAAGGATTAGTACCTATATGCCCAATCCTACTCTATAGATCCTGCATTTACTTTTTGTTCTAAGCTATCCGGTGAACACTCTTCATTTCCTGTCACATTCATGTTTTCATTTGTCATCATCCTTTTTGCCATACAGATTATAGTCTTGGGTCTTTGAGAGAATTGCTATTTCATCTGGCTGAGTTAGAAACCAATAGTTGAGTTGGATTGACGCATAATTGATTGATTAATACAACCTTTGTAGTTGGCTTTGTTGGGTTTGTTGTATTTGATTTAGCTCCACTTAAACTGTTGAGTATGCCCTGAACTTCCATTTTTGTTTCTAAATCAGTTTCATCTTTGAGGCCACCAATTAGCATTTGCCATGATATTTTGCAACAATCACAGGGCTTGGTATGTCCATGTGAAATTGAAGGTTTTATAGTTCAATTGgagaaaaaaatcaaaccaatCCTTAATGATTATAATATATAGATCAACATTGAGAAGACAATTATATTTAAGAATTCATGTTTTAAATGGAGAATATAAAAAGGGCAGCCCGAATAGGCGTGGGATCCAGGGAACGGCCGTACCGCAATAGATTGAAGAATAATACTTTTTCAGCCATTCAATCGAGTTCCTTGGGATATCCGCATGTAATATCAATTTTGTGTACTTTAGATTCATATTATGTATAGATATTATATGTATTGATGCTGCTAGAAGTTTCACTTCTTAGATGGAAATGTTTTAATCAGAGAAGTGTTTTTCCATCTTATTCCAATTTCCTTCGACATTTTAAGTgttcttttcatttcatttaccTTTGGAGTGTTTTCAATAGTTTAAGTCTTACAAGAACCTATTTCTTTGTAATATTCAGatattaggaaaggatcatttTGTAGGTTCAATTAGGTCTTCAACGATTTCCTAGTTTAATTACATCGTAAATGTTGGACATGTTTTTATAAACAGCTCTTAAAAGCTCCTGGTGTGCATAACCCGTCACCAAAGCAGACAGAATTTCTCCATTGCCGGCACAGAGAAAATTGGAGAGATGGCTCTTTCAAGAGCTCTCAATTTCTGCAGGAGCTTTTCTACAGTTTCTTCCGAACCATTACGTGTTTGCATCGTGGGGAGCGGGCCTGCTGGGTTCTATACTGCCGATAAGGTACAACTATCTCTGCTTTGAGCTTTATACTATTTCTGATTTTTCTGATTGTTGTAATAAGTTGTTTTAACTATTGCCAGATTTTGAAAGCTCACGAGGGAGCTGAAGTTGATATAGTTGATCGGTTACCTACGCCATTTGGATTAGTCAGGTCTGGAGTGGCTCCTGATCATCCTGAAACAAAGGTCGTATACTTAATTAGTCTCCTTCAttgtatctcttttttttttcagaatggTAATGCCAATAGGGAAAGGCAGCTGGTGGGAAGTGCAGGGCGAAATCTTAAGAGGGGAGGGTAGTTTAATTCTTACATGGGACATAGTCGGGATGGCAGAAgtactttttaaaagttaatagCTGGGTGGGTAGGGGCAGGCAAAGAGCAAATTACTGTATAAGTTCACCCTGAGCTCTTGAGGCACTCACCCTGTTTTTGTTGTACTCCAATAACTGGCTATACGTTCCACAGTTAGCGTATAGCTAAAGAACTGTGCAATTATAGAAGCAGAAGCAGCCCACCcaccccccacccacccacccccgATAGACCTTTTCACTTGATGAGAACTTTCTGGGTAATAAATTTAGTAATAACTGCTTGAAAATTTGATCTTTTCTTTCTAAATGACAAGTTTATATCTTGTTATATTATTTGTGTAGGTGCTAATGGTACTCttcctctattttattttatatgacatattAGTACTTGGAGAAGGGAACaaatctttttataattttttttattttactttttatataatccTATCCAAGCAAGTCAATTTCgtctccaaaagattgagaatcCCATAGCTCAATTCAGATAAAAGATCTGACTTTGATCCTTATATTATAAACATCGTCATTCTTTTCTGGAGACAAGGAGTAGTATATAATGAACTACCCATCTTGTGTTTCACTATATGAGTAAAGCAAAGTATTCTTGAGTTATTAACAGAATGCTTCAATTTGAGACAAAGAAAAGCAATTAACAAGTAAGCAAACAAAATCTTGCTGAACAAACCGGAGTTGTAAAATAACCTTTTGGAGTAGTTTTCTTTTTAGAACTTGCTGAAATACTGCTCTTATTAACTCTTAGTTTACCAGAATACTTGCAACAGGTTGTGACGAACCAGTTTTCTCGGGTTGCTCAAAATAGACGTTGCTCGTTCATTGGGAATGTTTCTCTTGGAGCATCTATATCTTTGGCTGAGCTGCGTGAATTATATGATGCGGTGAGAGTGAAGACTCTACACAATGATGAGGATGCATTTGATCCTCCTACATTTTTTACTTTCATAGTGCAGTATGTATTATCCACCAGATTCTAACTTATTATATCATTTTGCAGGTGGTGCTTTCTTATGGAGCTGAAAGTGATCAAGCTCTAGGAATACCCAGAGAAGTATGTTACTCGTGGGGTGGCTTTGTTGAGTTTCCTTCCTTTATAGTTAGTGTCTTGGGGAACAAATAGTACTGATGGGCGATGGCTCCATAACtatcaaagaaataaaataagtacTGATGGTATCATTTGATTAAATCTTCTTCTACCACTAtgcttcttttatttcttaaagaaaCATAGTTTCTGTTTATCCATCTAACGCTGCATGTCTTGTAGGATCTGTCTGGCATATACGCTGCCAGAGAATTTGTTTGGTGGTATAATGGCCACCCAGACTGCCGAAATCTGGCACCAGATTTGAAGAGCTCCGATACTGCTGTTATTATTGGTCAGGTATGTCTATATAGTGTCCATAATACTATTCCATGTGCAAGCAGAGTTCCGATTGTGGTAAAATTGTACTTTTAGTCTGTAGACGTGTGTATTCAACTTTATAAAAGAAGCCACTATTTGCTTAAATTTAAAAAGCAAATTGTGTGCATCCATAGGTATGGCCTAGTTGCCAATGAAGTGGAAGGAGAGCCATTAAGTCTCATGATCAAATTCCAGACAAAACACGCTAGGTGATTTTGTCCATCTTCCAGTGCATTGTTAGACAGTTATCTATACCTATGCTAGTGGACCGATGGAATACTCGAGCTGACAGTACATGATAGAATAGTCGAGGGTACACAAGCTGGCTTTGACACTGCtgtcatttaaaaaaatctatttggTTAACTTTAAATTGCATAGTGAGTCCTCTTCTTGGATTAACAATTTTTAGTTAAGATTTAACTAAATCAATGGAACAAGTCCCTATGCCTTTTTTTGGGTTGATAATAAGCCTGACAAATCTTTTCCTCTATCTCTGTCTGTCTTCATGATGCTGTATAATTTAATCACAACCAGAGCTTACCATGTAGACATCTGTTAATGTTTATACTGGGCTAGGGGCTGACTTCTGGTGCTTAATTGATAGTTGATACCTACAGTATGTTTCTCCACATTGGATGCTTCACTGCATTAATATGCCAACCAACTCATTGGTTTATAGTCTGAGTGTCTATGGGGGAAATTGGTAAATGCATTAGTGTCTTATTAGAGAAGGtatcttttcatgaaatgtTTGCATTACTTTGAAACAAAATCTTCTCTAGGAAGTCACCCTAGAACTTATCTGTTTAGAACTCTGTCAAAGAGTAGGCACAGTGGAATGTAGTTCCTTGCTAAGCGTTTATCACTTTTGTTAAGGGAAATGTAGCTCTTGATGTGGCGCGGATCCTTTTACGACCAACTAGTGAATTGGCAACAACTGATATCTCCTGCCATGCTTTGGCAGCTTTAAGCGAGAGCTCCATTAGGTTTGCTTTTTGCCTTCTGTTTTTTTTGGGTCTTTTTCAACTTAAATGTCATCACATGTTGTAGTTAAATATGTaccaaaaaatcattttgtatttaaatgATGACGCTTATGCTTGAATATTTTCAGAAAAGTGTATTTGGTTGGAAGACGTGGAGCAGCACAAGCAGCCTTCACGGCAAAAGAACTGCGTGAAGTTCTACGTGAGTTCGTGGATATTTTGTCTGTCTAAGATTGCTGGTTCCAGCTCCTCCACTTCCATTCAACATGTTATTTAACTTTACAATTGCAAGATAATTAAATCCAGATATTATTTGCGCCAGTAATTGGGTTgttaatgaaatttatgttgCTTCAGGTATCAAGGACCTATCCGTTGGAATTCGGCAAGCGGATTTAAGTAAAACCCCAGTAGATGAGGTATGCCTGCTATCTATATAACTGGTTAAGGCTCCTAAGAAACTGATGTACCCTTAAACTTTACTCTTTTGTGGCATAATTGTTTCCACTGCTTTTCTTTAGATAAACCCTTCGATCTTTTTGAAAGATTAAACTTGTTTCTCCTTTTAGCTTCAACTACCatataaaagaagaaagaaaagagatggaGATACAACCATATgattaaagagaaaaagacCTAATGGTTcttaaactataaaattaagtttgaatttGATCTCAAGTGTTTCTGTCTGACTTGTCTTttcaaatgaagaaagtaaaagATATGTAAAATAAAGTGCAAGAATGAGGATAATGTGCCATGCTGGATCCTTTTGAGAAAAGTGAAACCTATCTTGTTGAAAAGCTGATTGGATGTGGTAGAGACTTGGGGTCCTAGATGGTGTGAGGAGTTGTCTTCTTACTTCctccattttaatttgtttgtctttttctccttttgtttTATCGTAAAAAGAATGTCTCTTTCCTGATTTGACAGCTCATTTATTCCCACATCCAACATGACAtatttaaggccacaagattaaaggacattttggtacCTTTTacatttctttagtttttgatCACATGATCAAAAAGTCTTCTGACTCTCTTAAACTCTACTCCCGTTGGACCAAGACAAACAAATTTGAACAGAAGTTAGTTTCCTCATGATTTCATTTGAATGTTTGGATTCTTCAAAACAGAGTTATTGCACATCCCTAGAAATTAACTGAAAAAGCAGTTGTCAAACAATTGTTCTGATTGTAGGCAAAGGTGGATGACATGtgattttcattatatttcatcaTGTTAGTTGGTTGTTATGTGTTTCTCATTGAATATTGTATCCTGTATgctaaaattgttattatatttagcATAAAGAACAGTTGCTACTCTTCAAAAGCTTGAAGGACTATAATGCcttggaagaagaaaaaagttgcAAGATCAAAATGCTTAACTTTCTAAGGTGGACTTtgctttaaaaatttgaaaacagtTTTTGCAAAATCTGTGTTCCTACGAAAAgctattcttcaattttttgaacCTAACACCACTTAAACTAAAGAGGGATTGATGCACTTTGCTCCACGAATTTCAAGTTGCTTCTATGCACTATTGTTATGTATAACTTTGGTATCCTCAAGTTGAGTATTCTGGTCTTTTGTTTTGTATGCAAAGGAAGAACTAAAGAATAACCGGATTAAAAGGAGAATTCATGAACTGCTCTCTAAGGCAGCCACTCCTGCAACTTCCGAATGCAATCCAGGTCAAAAAGAACTGCACTTTGTTTTCTTCAGGAAACCAGACAGGTTCCTGGAATCAGATTGTAGAAGTGGTCATGTTGGTGGTTTGCGGATGGAGAGGACAATTCTTAAAGGTTAACTGTGAGAGAACTGTATGCTTATAAAATGCCTTAcacttcttttgtttttttgggtATATGTTCTTCAATAGAATTTTCTGCTTTTACCCTTTTTCTATTTAATCATTTTAGCATGGAGTTGACATTGTCTGGCGAGGACGTTTAATGttgttaaaattttattgatatgatGGGGAAATCACGCAACAAAACACGTATACAAAAGGATTGTTTGATGAGGATTTATCTTTTGTTAGGTGTGCATGTATGATGTATGTGTTTGTGCAATTCATGTATTTGACTGAGTGTATGCTTGTGTGCACATTTTTTATTGTAGTGTTTCTATATTATTCTGTTGAGATAGAATGTCCAATAAGTGTATAGCAACACGTGGATAAGAGCATATAATGTGATTAAAATACTTTTGCGCCTTATTACATTAACATgatgaattaaataattttgcTAATAATGGAAAATCTTTCATATACATCTGCCAAGCGGTTTACCAAAAAGTGGCAACTTTACTATGTATTATGATCCTCCACGGACGTTTCCTGATCATCTGTACATATCCACTTCATGGAAGAGTAAAATGAAACTAGAAATAAGTGTCTATTCCTCAAATGTACATAAGAATTATCTATCCCACCAGAAGCTCTCCTATTTTCTTCCTTCCACAGGACCCACATGATCTCTAGGGGGAATCATCTTAGGTTCACCGATTTCTCTTCCTATTTCTAAGTTTTCAGTTGGAAAATGCCTCCGTCACTGATCACAATAGATGTGTGAGAGACGCCAAGGTAATTAATATTACCTATTTCTATCCATTTCAGATTAAACATGTGCTTATACAATGTGAATTCAGTTTTTTATGTAACTAACCAAATGTCTGATAAGACATGTGTATGTACTAATTAATCCAAAGGCCTTTGCCGTTATTGCCATTTCTGTACAATAACGGGTGACTGAGTGGTTGAGGCATAAGAACGAGTAAATACTTGGAGATTCCAGGTCTATTTCCTAGTTAGAACATTCATTATTAGCCACATCCTTCAGCTTTGATGAGCAGGTTACATCTTTGTGGGTTGTCGCAGGCTGCCTGATGGATTGGTCGAAGGTCTGTGCAAGTTTGTAGTTGTTACATACACTAAAATCTACAATATTTGTGTGAAAACCAAATAACCCTGCAATATTTTGTGTCTGCGTGTTTGTTTGTTTAGTTTGCCCCAAAAGATGTGAAAGACTTCACAGTGTCTGCATTATGTCAgagttatattttataaatgtgcATGTTGAAGATCCTGTTCATGAGAGAACTTCTTCTAACTCCGAACTTTTTCTTCCTCCAGAAGATGTTGGATCTGGGAAACAAATTGCTGTTGGTACTGGACTTTTTGAAGAAATGGAATGCGGGTACACtgctttagttttctttttttcctgcATTTAAAATCTTTTCTTCCTTCTACCAAGTGTCATATAAGATGTAAGAAACTGCTACAGTTCtagattttatttcatattgCAGTGGTGTAGGAAAAccctttttaatttcttctttatttgcAGCTAAACTTGTCTCTGTACTGAATGTTGATGCGTTTTACTGCTCTTGTTTGTAGGCTGGTATTGAAGAGTGTTGGTTACAAGTCGATACCTGTTGCTGGCTTGCCTTTTGATCACCGTAAAGGTATGTGATGAAAGCTATAAATCATGACAAACATGTTGGTTG is part of the Solanum lycopersicum chromosome 1, SLM_r2.1 genome and harbors:
- the LOC101245589 gene encoding NADPH:adrenodoxin oxidoreductase, mitochondrial isoform X1, with protein sequence MALSRALNFCRSFSTVSSEPLRVCIVGSGPAGFYTADKILKAHEGAEVDIVDRLPTPFGLVRSGVAPDHPETKVVTNQFSRVAQNRRCSFIGNVSLGASISLAELRELYDAVVLSYGAESDQALGIPREDLSGIYAAREFVWWYNGHPDCRNLAPDLKSSDTAVIIGQGNVALDVARILLRPTSELATTDISCHALAALSESSIRKVYLVGRRGAAQAAFTAKELREVLRIKDLSVGIRQADLSKTPVDEEELKNNRIKRRIHELLSKAATPATSECNPGQKELHFVFFRKPDRFLESDCRSGHVGGLRMERTILKEDVGSGKQIAVGTGLFEEMECGLVLKSVGYKSIPVAGLPFDHRKGPAIPGIVPNVQGRVLSEASEDALVEKGLYVCGWLKRGPTGIIATNLYCAEETVASISEDVERGVVTSRSGLSKSGREGLLQLLDSRNVKIVPFGGWEKIESEEKRRGSLKNKPREKLTSWEDLLEVATK
- the LOC101245589 gene encoding NADPH:adrenodoxin oxidoreductase, mitochondrial isoform X2 gives rise to the protein MALSRALNFCRSFSTVSSEPLRVCIVGSGPAGFYTADKILKAHEGAEVDIVDRLPTPFGLVRSGVAPDHPETKVVTNQFSRVAQNRRCSFIGNVSLGASISLAELRELYDAVVLSYGAESDQALGIPREDLSGIYAAREFVWWYNGHPDCRNLAPDLKSSDTAVIIGQGNVALDVARILLRPTSELATTDISCHALAALSESSIRKVYLVGRRGAAQAAFTAKELREVLRIKDLSVGIRQADLSKTPVDEEELKNNRIKRRIHELLSKAATPATSECNPGQKELHFVFFRKPDRFLESDCRSGHVGGLRMERTILKEDVGSGKQIAVGTGLFEEMECGLVLKSVGYKSIPVAGLPFDHRKGIVPNVQGRVLSEASEDALVEKGLYVCGWLKRGPTGIIATNLYCAEETVASISEDVERGVVTSRSGLSKSGREGLLQLLDSRNVKIVPFGGWEKIESEEKRRGSLKNKPREKLTSWEDLLEVATK
- the LOC101245589 gene encoding NADPH:adrenodoxin oxidoreductase, mitochondrial isoform X3 gives rise to the protein MDLSGIYAAREFVWWYNGHPDCRNLAPDLKSSDTAVIIGQGNVALDVARILLRPTSELATTDISCHALAALSESSIRKVYLVGRRGAAQAAFTAKELREVLRIKDLSVGIRQADLSKTPVDEEELKNNRIKRRIHELLSKAATPATSECNPGQKELHFVFFRKPDRFLESDCRSGHVGGLRMERTILKEDVGSGKQIAVGTGLFEEMECGLVLKSVGYKSIPVAGLPFDHRKGPAIPGIVPNVQGRVLSEASEDALVEKGLYVCGWLKRGPTGIIATNLYCAEETVASISEDVERGVVTSRSGLSKSGREGLLQLLDSRNVKIVPFGGWEKIESEEKRRGSLKNKPREKLTSWEDLLEVATK
- the LOC101245589 gene encoding NADPH:adrenodoxin oxidoreductase, mitochondrial isoform X4, which produces MDLSGIYAAREFVWWYNGHPDCRNLAPDLKSSDTAVIIGQGNVALDVARILLRPTSELATTDISCHALAALSESSIRKVYLVGRRGAAQAAFTAKELREVLRIKDLSVGIRQADLSKTPVDEEELKNNRIKRRIHELLSKAATPATSECNPGQKELHFVFFRKPDRFLESDCRSGHVGGLRMERTILKEDVGSGKQIAVGTGLFEEMECGLVLKSVGYKSIPVAGLPFDHRKGIVPNVQGRVLSEASEDALVEKGLYVCGWLKRGPTGIIATNLYCAEETVASISEDVERGVVTSRSGLSKSGREGLLQLLDSRNVKIVPFGGWEKIESEEKRRGSLKNKPREKLTSWEDLLEVATK